Part of the Candidatus Methylomirabilota bacterium genome, GATGAGCCGGCCGAAGCCCGGCACCACGAAGATCTGCTCGGTCACGACGGCCCCGCCCATGAGCGCGCCCATCTGCAGTCCCAGGATCGTGACGACTGGAATGAGGCCGTTCCGGATCGCGTGGCGGAAGACGACCGCGCGTCCCGTCAGCCCCTTGCTGTACGCGGTCCGGATGTAATCCGCGCTCAGCACCTCGATCATGCTGTTGCGGGTCTGGCGCATGAGCACCGCCGCCAGCGCGGTCCCCAGGACGAAGGCCGGCATCATCATGCGCGTGAGGTTCGCGACGGGGTCCTGGAAGAAAGAGACGAAGCCGGAGGCCGGAAGCCAGCCGAGCCGCACCGAGAAGAACAGGATCAGCATGATCCCGAGCCAGAAGCTCGGCACCGAGAGGCCGCAGAGCGAGAGCCCGTTGGCCACGTAGTCCCAGAGCGTGTTGCGGCGGACGGCGGAGAGGACGCCGACCGGGATGGCGATCGTGAGGGCGACCAGGATGGAGAGGCAGGCCAGCTCGAGGGTGATCGGCAGCTTCTTCGCCACCGTCTGTGTCACGGTCTCGCGGGTGCGGATGGACTCGCCGAGGTCGCCGCGGATCGCCAGGCCGACCCACCGGAAGTACTGGACCGGGATCGGGTCGTTGAGGCCGTACTTCTCGCGGATCTCCGCCAGGCCCGCCTCGTCGGCTTCGGTGCCGGCCATCACGCGCGCGGGGTCGCCCGGGATCA contains:
- a CDS encoding ABC transporter permease → MLEYLIQRLAISAVTLAVISLIVFTGVRMIPGDPARVMAGTEADEAGLAEIREKYGLNDPIPVQYFRWVGLAIRGDLGESIRTRETVTQTVAKKLPITLELACLSILVALTIAIPVGVLSAVRRNTLWDYVANGLSLCGLSVPSFWLGIMLILFFSVRLGWLPASGFVSFFQDPVANLTRMMMPAFVLGTALAAVLMRQTRNSMIEVLSADYIRTAYSKGLTGRAVVFRHAIRNGLIPVVTILGLQMGALMGGAVVTEQIFVVPGFGRLI